A part of Nitrospira sp. genomic DNA contains:
- a CDS encoding Lon family ATP-dependent protease, with protein sequence MQADHERGPSDWSSSKHVEPFPIPDRLPVFPLPNVVFFPRTYLPLHIFEPRYRQMIADVTMGGQCIAMALLKEGWEPDYYGNPAIYPALCIGRIVSVQPLPDGRSNILLQGLERCEISEEHFDKPYREATIQVTPMCSTEGLAKGVRQALVDVLGRYLQAREDSAAWQGFFREEVSDEVLVNTLSTYLDCTPLEKQFLLEADGLHQRARRLNDLVQFMLHEPHGIKGLD encoded by the coding sequence ATGCAGGCTGATCATGAGCGGGGGCCGTCTGATTGGAGTTCGTCCAAACATGTCGAACCGTTTCCAATTCCCGATCGCCTTCCGGTGTTTCCGTTACCAAACGTGGTCTTTTTCCCCAGGACGTATCTGCCGCTCCATATTTTTGAACCACGCTATCGCCAGATGATCGCTGATGTGACAATGGGCGGTCAATGTATTGCCATGGCGCTGCTGAAAGAAGGGTGGGAGCCGGACTACTATGGGAATCCGGCCATCTATCCCGCGCTATGCATCGGACGGATCGTGAGCGTACAACCCTTGCCGGACGGGCGCTCCAACATCTTGCTACAAGGGCTCGAACGGTGCGAGATTTCCGAAGAACACTTCGACAAGCCCTATCGCGAAGCGACGATTCAGGTCACGCCCATGTGCTCCACCGAGGGGCTGGCCAAAGGCGTTCGGCAAGCGCTGGTCGATGTGCTTGGACGGTACCTTCAGGCGAGAGAAGATAGTGCAGCGTGGCAAGGGTTTTTTCGCGAAGAAGTCAGTGATGAAGTTTTGGTCAATACTCTCTCAACCTATTTGGACTGTACCCCCTTGGAAAAACAATTTTTACTGGAAGCGGATGGGCTCCACCAACGAGCTCGTCGATTGAACGATCTGGTTCAATTCATGCTCCACGAACCTCACGGCATAAAGGGCTTGGACTAA
- a CDS encoding macro domain-containing protein — protein sequence MCADITTLNVDAIVNAANASLLPVRGVCGTIHRAAGPELAQECRVLGDCPTGDATLTRGYRLSARYVIHAVGPVWTGGNNGKPAQLASCYRRSLEIATENRTQTIVFLSISTGIYGYPIEFAANVAIDSVRTTMAGLSSVYEETCCCFSPNDLMVYQKHLARA from the coding sequence ATCTGCGCCGACATTACTACACTCAACGTTGACGCTATTGTAAATGCGGCCAATGCTTCTCTACTCCCCGTCCGTGGGGTGTGCGGAACAATCCATCGCGCAGCGGGGCCAGAATTGGCACAGGAATGTCGTGTGCTTGGCGACTGTCCAACAGGCGATGCGACGTTGACGAGAGGCTATCGTTTGTCTGCTCGATACGTGATCCATGCCGTCGGACCGGTCTGGACGGGTGGGAACAATGGCAAACCCGCACAGCTCGCTTCCTGTTATCGCCGCAGTCTTGAGATCGCAACCGAAAATAGAACTCAGACCATCGTCTTTCTCAGCATCAGCACCGGCATCTACGGCTATCCCATCGAGTTTGCTGCCAACGTGGCGATCGACTCAGTCCGTACCACTATGGCCGGCCTTTCGTCGGTCTATGAAGAGACATGTTGTTGTTTTTCTCCAAATGACTTGATGGTGTACCAAAAGCACCTCGCTCGGGCCTGA
- a CDS encoding sulfite exporter TauE/SafE family protein: MTVELLSVCIAALLASALTLFSGFGLGTLLMPVVALFFPLELAIAMTVMVHLANNLFKIGLLGRKADASVLLKFGLPAIAAAFVRAALLTYLGKVNPIYEYHAFGSNRQVSVLKLIIGALIVLFVILELSPTFSKTALGRKWLPFGGVISGFFGGLSGHQGAFRSMFLIKAGLEKEAFVATGVVLAVMVDLSRMVIYGVSVSAHGDAVEWPLVIGASISAFAGAYVGAKMLKKVTLRSVQLMVSALLIVVGCGLIAGVL, encoded by the coding sequence ATCACTGTAGAACTGCTCAGCGTCTGCATCGCAGCATTACTTGCTTCCGCTCTCACGCTGTTTTCAGGATTTGGGCTCGGCACGCTGCTGATGCCGGTGGTGGCCCTCTTCTTTCCCCTAGAATTGGCGATTGCGATGACGGTCATGGTCCATTTGGCGAACAACCTCTTCAAGATTGGACTGCTCGGCAGAAAAGCGGACGCTTCGGTTCTGCTGAAGTTCGGGTTGCCCGCAATTGCGGCAGCCTTTGTGAGAGCTGCATTGCTGACGTATCTGGGGAAAGTCAACCCGATCTACGAATACCACGCATTCGGGAGCAATCGGCAGGTCTCAGTGCTCAAGTTAATCATCGGTGCACTCATCGTGTTATTTGTTATCTTGGAACTCTCCCCGACATTCTCGAAGACTGCGCTCGGTCGCAAATGGCTTCCGTTCGGCGGCGTTATCAGCGGGTTCTTCGGCGGATTGTCGGGGCATCAAGGCGCTTTCCGCAGCATGTTCCTGATTAAGGCGGGTCTAGAGAAAGAGGCGTTTGTGGCTACTGGAGTGGTGCTGGCTGTCATGGTCGATCTCTCTCGCATGGTCATCTACGGTGTCAGCGTCTCGGCTCATGGTGATGCCGTTGAGTGGCCGTTGGTTATCGGTGCCAGCATCTCTGCCTTTGCCGGGGCATACGTCGGGGCAAAGATGCTCAAGAAGGTCACGCTCCGATCGGTCCAGTTGATGGTCTCGGCTCTGTTGATTGTGGTCGGCTGTGGGCTGATCGCGGGTGTCTTGTGA
- a CDS encoding helix-turn-helix domain-containing protein: protein MIIAPIKTARDYDRTLTRIEQLMEAKPGTKAGDELDVLTTLVEAYEAKHHAIYPPDPIEAITFRMDQLGMTRKDLETVLGGRGRVSEILTKKRNLSLEMIRRLHRKLRIPLESLIGTAA, encoded by the coding sequence ATGATCATTGCTCCGATCAAAACAGCCCGAGACTATGACCGGACGTTAACTCGTATTGAACAACTGATGGAGGCGAAGCCAGGCACGAAAGCTGGTGACGAGCTGGACGTACTCACGACGCTCGTCGAGGCGTACGAAGCGAAACATCACGCGATTTATCCTCCCGACCCGATCGAGGCGATCACATTTCGGATGGATCAACTCGGCATGACGCGGAAAGATTTAGAGACGGTACTGGGTGGGCGAGGACGTGTGTCGGAAATCCTGACGAAGAAGCGAAATCTCTCGCTTGAGATGATTCGTCGACTCCACCGCAAGTTGCGCATCCCCCTGGAAAGCCTTATCGGCACGGCGGCCTAA
- a CDS encoding type 1 glutamine amidotransferase — MTKAICLQHVPFEGPGAFATALAKRGVSLEYSLVPKEGVPHDTGDLLIVMGGPMSVNDSDAWIAEEAAFIRSALLSNKPVIGVCLGSQFMAKALGATVRSGKALEIGMTPVRLTDDGKQDPVFGAAPEAFEVFEWHGEIFDLPRDCVSLAGSEIAPLQAFRYGDRAYGLLFHLEMEETGIDSLCRECAPDLMKAHRAAQEVKATALPRLPQLHEMADRLIGHLLNPTR; from the coding sequence ATGACAAAGGCCATCTGTCTCCAACACGTTCCCTTTGAAGGTCCGGGAGCTTTTGCAACGGCTCTTGCCAAGCGTGGCGTGAGCCTTGAATATTCTCTCGTCCCGAAGGAAGGCGTGCCTCACGATACGGGGGATCTCCTGATTGTGATGGGCGGGCCGATGTCAGTGAATGATTCTGACGCATGGATTGCCGAAGAGGCCGCCTTCATCAGATCTGCGCTTCTGTCCAACAAGCCGGTGATCGGCGTGTGTCTAGGGAGCCAGTTCATGGCAAAGGCGCTCGGTGCGACGGTGAGATCAGGCAAGGCATTGGAGATCGGTATGACACCGGTTCGTCTCACTGATGATGGAAAACAAGATCCAGTGTTTGGCGCTGCGCCTGAGGCATTCGAGGTTTTTGAATGGCACGGGGAAATCTTCGACTTACCCCGTGATTGTGTCTCGTTGGCTGGATCCGAGATTGCGCCACTGCAGGCGTTTCGCTATGGAGATCGTGCCTACGGCCTTCTCTTTCATTTAGAGATGGAAGAGACGGGAATCGACTCATTGTGCCGAGAATGTGCCCCGGATTTGATGAAAGCGCATCGTGCTGCACAGGAGGTCAAAGCCACCGCGTTGCCGCGGCTCCCACAACTTCATGAAATGGCTGATCGACTCATCGGCCATCTTCTTAACCCTACACGTTGA
- a CDS encoding addiction module toxin, HicA family: protein MPKIPGVNHLAAVRALEKASFRVARQGKHIVMSNGQRILTIPRHNPVNAITMGGIVRDAGLSVDEFRALL from the coding sequence TTGCCAAAGATTCCCGGAGTCAATCACCTCGCTGCCGTGCGAGCCCTGGAAAAGGCCAGCTTTCGTGTCGCCCGTCAAGGAAAGCATATCGTGATGAGCAATGGACAACGCATCCTCACCATCCCTCGCCACAATCCCGTCAATGCGATCACCATGGGTGGAATCGTTCGTGACGCCGGTCTGAGTGTTGATGAGTTCAGAGCCCTGCTATAA
- a CDS encoding alpha-amylase, with translation MPTPAAQTLLSQPVPRNLTDIALPRRVKFHSSPGDWRDEVLYFLLVDRFSDGQEASRPLLDRTRRTTFRPLGHHRQPWRWDRWAESGAHRWQGGTLKGVESKLGYLQDLGVTALWLSPIFKQRGHLNTFHGYGIQHFLDVDPRFGTRNDLVALVEAAHARGMRIILDIIFNHSGFNWVYPGGVKEPVYKPFPDRYPFGSWLGRSGEEIGNHVDDHEAGVWPAEMQAIDSYTRAGVGNLGGGSLDDPNAEHKRTDFFTLRDFSLSAPGVLDHLAACYRYWIALTDCDGFRIDTLKHVSYEEGRNFCGAIKEFSANLGKTNFLLVGEIAGGDFAQDRYLDVLGRNLDAALDIGGMRMTLQNVAKGLAPPQTYFDGFDAGTAEMGSHRNIGQRHVSILDDHDHVFGHKIRFSSEAASEEQVVAGVALQLFTLGIPCIYYGTEQSFAGPEESEQRFLPGWKGGDHADRYLREAMFGPEHPRASGLVGLTAANGLDRTLPGFGPFGTAGAHCFDPNFHAYRRLAALAAIRQRFPVLRVGRQYLRPISLFDGPFLFREAGELVAWSRILSDEEALCIVNAHGTQIRGGDVMVDADLNQPDMAFTVVANSMEAGAGTSAGIAHPVGSQLPIRRHSDGTAFVEIRNLAPSAVIVAVNHP, from the coding sequence ATGCCTACTCCCGCTGCTCAAACTCTCCTTAGTCAGCCAGTACCTCGGAACCTCACAGACATCGCCTTGCCACGACGCGTAAAGTTTCACTCGTCGCCAGGAGACTGGCGCGACGAAGTCCTCTACTTTCTCCTCGTCGATCGATTCAGCGATGGGCAGGAGGCATCCAGGCCTCTCCTTGATCGTACCCGTCGCACGACATTTCGACCTCTCGGGCACCACCGACAACCGTGGCGATGGGATCGCTGGGCCGAATCCGGCGCGCATCGGTGGCAAGGGGGAACGCTGAAAGGTGTGGAATCCAAGCTTGGGTATCTGCAGGACCTGGGTGTCACGGCACTCTGGCTGAGCCCCATATTTAAGCAGCGCGGTCACCTTAATACGTTTCATGGTTACGGCATTCAACATTTCTTAGATGTCGATCCTCGATTCGGCACGAGAAACGATCTGGTCGCCCTCGTCGAGGCGGCGCACGCTCGTGGCATGCGGATCATCCTGGACATTATTTTCAACCATTCCGGGTTCAATTGGGTCTATCCAGGAGGGGTCAAGGAACCTGTCTACAAACCGTTTCCGGATCGCTACCCATTCGGTTCATGGCTGGGCCGGAGCGGGGAAGAAATCGGCAACCATGTGGATGACCATGAGGCCGGAGTCTGGCCGGCTGAGATGCAGGCCATCGATTCCTATACTCGGGCAGGCGTTGGAAATCTCGGGGGCGGCAGCCTGGACGATCCGAATGCGGAGCACAAGCGAACGGACTTTTTCACGCTACGGGATTTCTCGCTCAGTGCGCCGGGGGTCCTTGATCATCTGGCGGCTTGTTATCGCTACTGGATTGCCCTGACGGATTGCGATGGTTTCCGCATTGATACGTTGAAACATGTGTCCTACGAGGAGGGGCGAAATTTCTGCGGTGCCATCAAGGAGTTCTCTGCGAATCTTGGCAAAACTAACTTTTTGCTCGTAGGGGAAATCGCGGGGGGTGACTTTGCGCAAGATCGCTACCTTGATGTGCTTGGACGCAATCTTGATGCAGCTCTCGATATCGGCGGGATGCGGATGACGCTTCAGAATGTGGCGAAGGGGCTGGCACCTCCGCAGACATACTTCGATGGCTTCGATGCCGGCACAGCGGAGATGGGATCGCATCGGAATATCGGTCAGCGGCATGTCTCCATCCTGGACGATCACGACCATGTGTTCGGTCACAAGATCCGCTTCTCCAGCGAAGCAGCCTCGGAAGAACAGGTTGTCGCCGGCGTGGCGTTACAGCTGTTTACGCTGGGTATTCCCTGCATTTATTATGGGACGGAGCAATCCTTCGCCGGGCCTGAGGAGTCGGAACAGCGTTTCCTTCCAGGCTGGAAGGGTGGTGACCATGCCGATCGGTACCTGCGCGAAGCCATGTTCGGCCCGGAGCATCCTCGGGCTTCCGGGCTTGTAGGCTTGACAGCAGCCAATGGACTGGACCGAACCCTGCCGGGATTCGGACCGTTCGGAACGGCGGGCGCCCACTGCTTCGATCCAAACTTTCACGCCTACCGCCGGCTTGCAGCCCTTGCTGCCATTCGCCAACGCTTTCCGGTGCTGCGCGTAGGACGGCAATATTTACGACCGATCTCGCTATTCGACGGGCCATTCTTGTTTCGAGAGGCTGGAGAACTTGTCGCATGGTCAAGAATTCTCAGTGATGAAGAGGCCTTGTGCATTGTCAACGCCCATGGGACTCAAATACGTGGTGGTGATGTGATGGTAGACGCAGATCTCAACCAGCCTGACATGGCGTTTACTGTCGTTGCGAATAGCATGGAGGCTGGGGCTGGAACATCGGCTGGGATCGCCCATCCGGTCGGCTCACAGCTCCCCATCAGGCGCCACTCCGACGGCACCGCGTTCGTGGAGATCCGTAATCTCGCACCGTCTGCCGTCATCGTGGCGGTCAATCATCCGTAG
- a CDS encoding ABC transporter has translation MAHYWQEISALTMRWVRRLSREKFSMLFTLVQPMLFWLIFFGNLFERAADTQVMQAPNYISFLAAGVVVMTVLNNGLAGGVDLLFDKENGFLERLMSTPIHRTSVIISRFIFVMAITSMQVLVILGVSYLFGVQPATGILGVAMIVLIGMMFGIGLTAISMAMAFSVKSHGDFFSVLGFLSLPMIFLSSALVPLTAMPGWMSFLAQFNPMTWAIDAVRPLILSGWTEALPHVGMVVLVMLVFDALCLYGGAKAFRRAMG, from the coding sequence GTGGCGCACTATTGGCAAGAAATCAGCGCGTTAACGATGCGGTGGGTTCGGCGATTGAGCCGGGAAAAATTCAGCATGCTGTTCACCTTGGTACAGCCGATGCTGTTCTGGCTCATCTTCTTCGGCAACCTGTTTGAACGGGCCGCAGACACACAGGTCATGCAGGCTCCCAACTACATCAGTTTCCTCGCCGCCGGCGTCGTCGTCATGACGGTCTTGAACAACGGCTTGGCCGGCGGGGTCGATCTGCTGTTCGACAAGGAAAACGGGTTCCTCGAGCGGTTAATGTCCACGCCGATCCATCGAACCTCTGTCATCATCAGCCGGTTTATCTTCGTCATGGCAATCACGTCGATGCAGGTCCTCGTGATTCTCGGCGTATCGTACCTCTTTGGTGTCCAACCCGCGACAGGTATTCTTGGTGTGGCGATGATCGTACTGATCGGCATGATGTTCGGGATCGGCCTGACGGCCATCTCCATGGCGATGGCCTTCTCCGTGAAAAGTCACGGTGATTTCTTTTCCGTCTTGGGATTTCTGTCGCTGCCGATGATTTTCCTCAGTTCCGCGTTGGTGCCGTTGACGGCGATGCCGGGATGGATGAGCTTTCTGGCGCAATTCAACCCGATGACCTGGGCGATCGATGCTGTGCGGCCGTTAATTCTGTCTGGCTGGACTGAAGCGTTGCCGCATGTCGGAATGGTGGTCTTGGTCATGCTGGTGTTCGATGCTCTCTGTCTGTACGGCGGGGCCAAGGCATTCCGTCGTGCCATGGGGTAA
- a CDS encoding carotenoid 1,2-hydratase: MHREGSGYVIHLQLADETRQRVTDWGRILMVVPVLLSLTLPTALAASPASAPFQPATAGYRYEFPRDHGSHARYRTEWWYYTGHLRSKNGRAFGFELTFFRRGVPPDDIKTLPSKWSISHLYLAHFAVTDINGKKFHFSEKFSRDGLGKAGADESRLRVWIDDWRAEAATDSTGSHTVVAHDETHSLALTLQPAKPLVTHGAAGISRKGKDVSQASHYYSFTRLVTTGSLTIDGEQFEVTGLTWMDHEFGSAELGTDQVGWDWFSIQLEDDTELMLYRMRRKDGSSDLASSGTTVSPDGRTRHLEVTDFQIESTGTWTSPESKATYPSRWKLTFPSLDLVLDVTPLLADQELRTSRSTKVSYWEGAVAVTGTKQGKPIKGQGYVELTGYVERLKL, translated from the coding sequence ATGCACCGGGAGGGCTCAGGTTACGTGATCCATTTACAATTGGCTGACGAGACAAGGCAGCGCGTGACAGACTGGGGACGGATCCTCATGGTAGTCCCTGTCTTGCTGAGCCTGACTTTGCCGACGGCGCTCGCCGCAAGTCCGGCTTCCGCACCCTTTCAACCGGCGACTGCCGGCTATCGGTACGAGTTTCCCAGAGACCATGGATCGCATGCTCGCTATCGAACCGAGTGGTGGTACTACACAGGCCATCTGCGGTCGAAAAACGGACGAGCATTTGGCTTTGAATTGACCTTCTTCCGTCGAGGGGTGCCGCCTGACGACATCAAAACTCTGCCGTCCAAATGGTCGATCAGCCACCTCTATCTGGCCCACTTTGCCGTGACCGATATCAACGGGAAGAAATTTCATTTCTCGGAAAAGTTCAGCCGGGATGGGTTGGGGAAGGCCGGTGCCGACGAGTCGCGGCTTCGCGTCTGGATCGATGATTGGCGCGCGGAGGCTGCCACGGACTCGACCGGCTCTCATACCGTGGTCGCCCACGACGAAACCCATTCGCTCGCCCTCACACTCCAACCGGCCAAGCCGCTCGTCACCCACGGCGCAGCAGGTATTAGCCGAAAAGGGAAAGATGTCAGTCAAGCCTCTCACTACTATTCGTTTACCAGACTCGTGACAACGGGTAGCCTGACGATCGACGGCGAACAGTTCGAAGTGACGGGTCTCACCTGGATGGATCATGAATTCGGGTCGGCCGAACTCGGGACCGATCAAGTCGGATGGGACTGGTTCAGCATCCAGTTGGAAGACGACACCGAGCTCATGCTGTATCGGATGCGGCGGAAAGACGGCTCGTCCGATCTGGCGTCTAGCGGGACCACCGTGTCGCCGGATGGACGCACTCGACATCTGGAGGTGACAGACTTTCAGATCGAATCGACCGGCACTTGGACCAGCCCTGAGAGCAAGGCCACGTATCCCAGCCGATGGAAGCTGACATTCCCGTCACTCGACCTTGTGCTGGATGTCACGCCGCTGCTCGCAGATCAGGAATTACGCACCTCGCGCAGCACCAAGGTTTCCTATTGGGAAGGGGCGGTGGCTGTGACGGGGACTAAACAAGGCAAACCCATCAAGGGCCAAGGCTACGTCGAGCTGACCGGCTATGTCGAACGCCTCAAGCTGTAG
- a CDS encoding methyltransferase domain-containing protein, which translates to MDPIKIERVYTSYAGFYDKVFGKVFHEGRESVVRNLNVQPDEQILEVGVGTGLALPMYPRHCRIIGIDVSEGMLARAREKAETHSLDHVQLHRMDAGAMEFEDDSFDTVVAAYVVTAVPDYRTVVSEMIRVCRPGGRIIMLNHFSNGNKVINAMERVISPLTKHLGWRTDLSLSTVLEGTSLRIARNQRVNPLRLWALVECINGKGQRTNGNGTARPASGYVNGNGRYSPEHVH; encoded by the coding sequence ATGGATCCCATCAAGATTGAACGTGTCTACACCTCCTACGCGGGGTTCTACGACAAAGTGTTTGGGAAAGTGTTCCATGAAGGGCGTGAATCAGTCGTTCGGAATCTCAATGTACAACCCGATGAACAGATTCTCGAAGTCGGTGTGGGGACTGGACTTGCGCTTCCCATGTACCCTCGCCATTGCCGCATTATTGGGATCGACGTATCCGAAGGAATGTTGGCTAGGGCACGGGAGAAGGCGGAAACTCACTCCCTCGACCACGTCCAGCTTCACCGCATGGATGCAGGCGCGATGGAATTCGAGGATGATAGCTTCGATACGGTTGTGGCGGCCTATGTCGTCACGGCGGTGCCAGACTATCGAACGGTGGTCAGTGAGATGATTCGGGTTTGCCGTCCCGGTGGCCGTATTATCATGCTCAACCACTTCAGCAATGGCAACAAGGTGATCAATGCGATGGAGCGAGTGATCTCGCCGTTGACCAAGCACCTGGGGTGGCGGACCGATCTGTCGCTTAGTACCGTGTTGGAAGGGACGTCGCTCCGCATCGCTCGCAATCAACGGGTGAATCCATTACGGCTTTGGGCCTTGGTGGAGTGCATCAACGGCAAGGGCCAGCGGACTAACGGGAATGGCACGGCACGCCCTGCCTCAGGGTATGTGAACGGCAACGGACGTTACTCCCCCGAGCACGTACACTAA
- a CDS encoding type II toxin-antitoxin system HicB family antitoxin gives MKYRIALHKSEEGFAVSVPGLPGCWSQGASEQEAIQNIQDAIREYLSVVEDEIRGQDVREIEVAV, from the coding sequence ATGAAATACCGCATCGCCCTGCACAAATCTGAGGAAGGTTTCGCAGTTTCTGTTCCCGGCCTGCCTGGATGCTGGTCCCAAGGTGCATCGGAACAGGAGGCTATTCAGAATATCCAGGATGCTATCCGCGAATACTTGTCCGTCGTTGAGGATGAAATCCGAGGTCAAGACGTGCGCGAGATCGAAGTCGCGGTGTAG
- a CDS encoding MBL fold metallo-hydrolase, with translation MRLTILGSGTNVHPTRAAAGYLVRTDQSIILDFGPRTLMNLIKTGVNRHQITHILFSHFHADHFSDFITFFFDAIIYAKYGGGHRPGMTLIGPKGTIRLLRSIMRSFPSFDSAPFRVTLREVSSKPFMIGETRIVPKPVVHVPDLSSVGYRIEYRGKVIVYSGDTQYCDALIRLCTDADLAVLDCSFPANKPGPAHLHAGQCGQVAKKAGVGQLVLSHFYPITDRYDVRGQAAEQYGGKIWKGKDLLTIRV, from the coding sequence ATGCGCCTAACTATTCTCGGTTCTGGAACCAACGTGCATCCCACGCGTGCCGCAGCTGGGTATCTGGTACGGACGGATCAATCGATCATCTTGGATTTTGGCCCTCGCACGTTGATGAACCTGATCAAAACCGGTGTGAATCGGCACCAGATCACGCATATTCTGTTTTCCCATTTTCATGCCGATCACTTTTCTGATTTCATCACCTTCTTTTTCGATGCGATCATCTATGCCAAATACGGAGGAGGGCATCGCCCAGGGATGACGCTGATTGGCCCGAAAGGCACGATCCGTCTTCTCCGGTCGATCATGCGCAGTTTCCCGAGTTTTGACTCAGCTCCATTCCGCGTGACCTTGCGCGAGGTATCCAGTAAGCCGTTCATGATCGGAGAAACTCGTATCGTTCCCAAACCAGTGGTCCACGTACCAGACCTCTCGTCCGTCGGTTATCGGATCGAGTACCGTGGGAAGGTGATCGTGTATTCTGGAGATACGCAATATTGTGACGCGCTTATTCGACTGTGCACAGATGCCGACTTGGCCGTGCTCGATTGTTCATTTCCAGCAAACAAGCCTGGCCCCGCCCATCTGCACGCTGGACAGTGTGGTCAGGTGGCGAAGAAGGCCGGGGTGGGACAACTTGTCCTCTCGCACTTCTATCCGATTACGGATCGATACGACGTGAGAGGCCAAGCGGCTGAGCAGTATGGTGGCAAGATTTGGAAGGGGAAGGATCTGTTGACGATTCGAGTCTAG
- a CDS encoding ATP-binding cassette domain-containing protein has translation MDRTIAIDVSHLSKTYDSYKAVDDLSFQVYAGEIFGLLGPNGAGKSTTLRTLITLLHPTSGAATVMGYDTVRDADKVRTLIGYVPQERAIDRFLTGREHLQLLGALYHLTKEEAAKRIAELLTLVELEAHADRPAKTYSGGMKRKLDIACGLLPDPKVLFLDEPTLGLDVQSRLRIWEYVRMLKARGMTIVMTTNYLDEADQLCDRLAIIDGGKIKTLGSPVELKIALGGDIVSLTLKETDRIHSLESELKDRPAIKAVRATTKGLDIRVESPEKALPTILESANRLGCNIEFIQYNRPRLDDVFIAHTGRAITESIPESETA, from the coding sequence ATGGATCGGACCATCGCAATCGACGTCAGCCATCTGAGCAAAACCTATGACAGCTATAAGGCTGTCGATGACCTCTCGTTCCAGGTCTACGCAGGAGAGATTTTTGGCCTGCTGGGACCGAACGGCGCAGGCAAGAGCACCACGCTTCGCACCCTCATCACATTGCTGCACCCGACATCGGGCGCGGCGACGGTCATGGGGTACGATACGGTGCGGGATGCGGACAAGGTTCGGACCCTCATCGGGTACGTGCCCCAAGAACGCGCGATCGACCGGTTCCTCACCGGACGTGAACACTTACAATTGCTGGGCGCGCTCTATCATCTGACGAAAGAAGAAGCGGCCAAACGCATCGCCGAACTGCTCACACTGGTCGAACTGGAGGCCCATGCGGACCGGCCGGCCAAGACCTATTCCGGTGGGATGAAACGCAAGCTCGATATCGCCTGCGGATTGCTGCCTGACCCCAAAGTCTTGTTTCTCGACGAGCCCACACTTGGCCTCGACGTACAAAGCCGTCTCCGGATTTGGGAGTACGTTCGAATGCTCAAAGCCCGCGGGATGACGATTGTGATGACGACCAACTATCTGGATGAGGCCGATCAACTCTGCGATCGACTTGCGATTATCGACGGGGGCAAGATCAAAACGCTAGGCTCACCAGTCGAGCTCAAAATTGCCCTCGGTGGGGACATTGTGTCCCTGACCTTGAAAGAAACCGACCGGATTCATTCGTTAGAGTCCGAGCTCAAAGATCGGCCTGCGATCAAGGCCGTGCGGGCAACCACCAAGGGCTTGGATATCAGAGTAGAATCCCCAGAAAAAGCATTGCCCACCATTCTCGAATCAGCCAATCGACTAGGTTGTAACATCGAGTTTATTCAATATAACCGTCCGCGCTTGGACGATGTGTTCATCGCACATACGGGACGGGCCATCACCGAATCTATCCCGGAATCCGAGACGGCGTAA
- a CDS encoding HEAT repeat domain-containing protein produces MTKQPQQGQMIPLLFVVLIILIIVAVWTWKRLAVETQDYIVDQAVPIAAIGLVAAGLLFILIKAVARRRTRSRERSRLLTLFERETGQDKRLDLAFALLETNQYRATGIQSAVPALRELFATTLERALGDKQHRIRGMAASHLGALEDLSVVPLLVKALEDDHAYVRSCAALGLGRLRATEARERLKVVAEQDWDQTVRSRAREALERMRE; encoded by the coding sequence ATGACGAAACAACCTCAACAGGGGCAGATGATCCCCCTCCTATTTGTCGTACTGATCATTCTCATCATCGTTGCAGTATGGACCTGGAAACGGTTAGCGGTTGAGACGCAAGACTACATCGTCGATCAAGCTGTGCCGATCGCCGCAATTGGGCTCGTGGCTGCCGGCCTGCTGTTCATATTGATCAAGGCGGTGGCACGCCGACGCACGAGGTCTCGAGAACGCAGCAGGCTCCTGACGCTGTTTGAGCGAGAAACGGGCCAAGACAAACGACTCGACCTCGCATTTGCCTTACTGGAAACCAATCAATATCGCGCTACTGGGATCCAATCTGCCGTCCCTGCTCTCAGGGAACTGTTTGCCACGACCCTGGAACGGGCGTTGGGCGACAAGCAGCATCGCATCAGGGGCATGGCAGCCAGTCATCTGGGAGCGTTGGAGGATCTGTCTGTCGTGCCACTGCTTGTGAAGGCCCTTGAGGATGACCATGCGTACGTCCGCTCCTGCGCCGCCTTGGGGCTCGGACGACTCAGGGCAACGGAAGCGCGTGAACGACTGAAGGTGGTTGCAGAACAAGATTGGGATCAAACGGTACGAAGTCGAGCCAGAGAAGCATTGGAACGGATGCGAGAGTAA